A section of the Archaeoglobus neptunius genome encodes:
- a CDS encoding HD domain-containing protein produces MEKSIQDSIHGVIKLEDWMIEIIDTPQFQRLRRIKQLGFANLVYPGANHTRFEHSLGVMHITRLLKEKLDLDDVVVVAALLHDVGHAPFSHSSERLMKKYAGIEHERISAAVRNELKDTLNDLGFTVGEIEAIVTGKRKSIVNGDIDADRMDYLVRDSHYTGVAYGVFDLYRLIDKIKLGNGLVVEYGGIKAAESLLISRYMMYPTVYFHHVCRIARKMYEKAMERIIEGGFDAKKLMDMDDFDAMQLLKEKDREFYHMLVNRRLFKRAVYVSKNAVDFREVMRVNERRAEEEIAEDAGVDERYVIVDIPPVEEMKESEVLVETESGLKSLDEVSPLVNALKTASVENWRLGVYTRKEYIDSVGKAAMDYFGIKRVVQKSLDEIFP; encoded by the coding sequence ATGGAGAAGAGCATTCAGGATTCAATCCACGGTGTTATCAAGCTTGAAGACTGGATGATCGAGATCATCGATACCCCGCAGTTTCAGAGGTTGCGAAGAATCAAACAACTCGGCTTTGCAAACCTCGTTTATCCCGGAGCGAACCACACAAGATTCGAGCACAGTCTTGGCGTGATGCACATCACAAGACTTCTGAAGGAGAAACTGGATCTCGATGATGTCGTTGTTGTTGCCGCTCTTCTTCATGATGTTGGACACGCCCCCTTCTCCCACAGCAGCGAGAGGCTGATGAAAAAGTATGCTGGAATTGAGCATGAAAGAATATCGGCGGCTGTGAGGAATGAATTGAAGGATACTCTGAACGATCTTGGGTTTACGGTGGGGGAGATTGAGGCGATAGTTACTGGCAAGAGGAAATCAATTGTTAACGGCGACATTGATGCAGACAGAATGGATTACCTTGTCAGGGACTCCCACTACACGGGTGTTGCCTACGGTGTTTTTGATCTCTACCGTTTGATTGACAAGATAAAACTTGGTAATGGTCTGGTGGTGGAGTATGGTGGTATTAAGGCGGCAGAAAGTCTGCTGATTTCCAGATACATGATGTATCCAACAGTTTACTTCCACCATGTGTGCAGAATTGCGAGAAAAATGTACGAGAAGGCAATGGAGAGAATTATAGAGGGTGGGTTTGATGCCAAAAAACTGATGGATATGGACGATTTTGATGCCATGCAGCTTTTGAAAGAGAAAGACAGGGAATTTTATCACATGCTGGTCAATCGGAGACTGTTCAAAAGGGCTGTTTATGTTTCTAAAAATGCAGTGGATTTCAGGGAAGTTATGAGGGTCAATGAGAGAAGGGCTGAGGAGGAAATCGCCGAGGATGCAGGTGTTGATGAGAGGTACGTGATTGTTGATATCCCCCCAGTGGAGGAGATGAAGGAGTCGGAAGTCCTCGTTGAGACGGAGAGTGGTTTGAAAAGCCTTGATGAAGTTTCACCCCTTGTAAATGCGCTAAAAACGGCCTCAGTAGAAAACTGGAGACTTGGCGTTTACACAAGGAAAGAGTATATCGACAGTGTGGGAAAAGCGGCTATGGACTACTTTGGGATTAAGAGAGTTGTTCAAAAATCTCTCGATGAGATCTTTCCGTAA
- a CDS encoding aspartate/glutamate racemase family protein, translating into MIGLIGGMSWESTVEYYRIMNELVKEKLGGWHSARLLLYSVDFDEIVKLQKAGEWKRMGEILGEIAKTLENAGAKAVLICTNTMHKVADDVQNRINVPLINIVDATAEVLKKDGVKRAGLLGTKFTMEDGFYQERMKRHGIEIIIPEKEEDRNAVHSIIFDELCLGIFKEESEKRLRDIVDELKKRGAEGIILGCTELPLILKDDEFYDTTRIHAEAAVQFMLGNI; encoded by the coding sequence ATGATAGGTCTTATAGGTGGAATGAGCTGGGAATCGACCGTAGAATACTACAGGATCATGAACGAGCTTGTGAAAGAAAAACTTGGAGGATGGCACTCTGCCAGGCTGCTTCTTTATTCTGTTGATTTTGATGAGATTGTTAAATTGCAGAAGGCTGGAGAATGGAAGAGAATGGGTGAAATTCTGGGCGAGATAGCAAAAACGCTTGAAAATGCAGGTGCCAAAGCGGTTTTAATATGCACGAACACAATGCATAAGGTTGCTGATGATGTTCAGAACAGAATTAATGTACCGCTGATAAATATAGTGGACGCTACCGCCGAGGTTTTGAAAAAAGATGGGGTTAAGAGAGCCGGACTTCTGGGGACAAAGTTCACGATGGAAGATGGTTTTTACCAGGAAAGGATGAAAAGACATGGAATTGAAATAATAATTCCGGAGAAGGAGGAAGACAGAAATGCCGTGCACAGCATAATTTTCGACGAATTATGCCTAGGCATCTTTAAGGAGGAATCAGAAAAAAGACTTAGAGATATCGTGGATGAACTTAAGAAAAGGGGGGCTGAGGGAATAATTTTGGGCTGCACAGAGCTCCCGTTAATCCTGAAAGACGATGAATTTTACGATACAACCAGAATACACGCTGAAGCTGCAGTCCAGTTTATGCTGGGTAACATTTAA
- a CDS encoding UPF0182 family membrane protein, which translates to MQQLPVPPYPPPYKPPELKVLYFIAGIIAVTALVSLSVYYYTEYLWFESVGYGSVFITYLKYSIGFFILVFAIFMTFLTATIVAVKKVTMEFLGEPLKIPHLLSLAISLFAAFSMQSQWKSMLFYINSAEYGIKDPIFGLDAAFYTFQLPFLKMVIGILLAAAVISITIAIFAYIYAFRWVKSFDEFKEIFPTSGFVHLGINVLILLSLAGALIYISRFEIVHSQHGLLSGAGYVEVNILSPALLLVSALSFVSGISAAYLIAKKNFEMVFYVIVLFVAISILAAVIVPFAVQKLQVEPSELSYESRYLEYSINYTLYAYGLQNVEYRFFKYSPTLNYTDVLKAKATIDNIRVWDHRPIRDVFRQLQQIRTYYFINDVDVDRYWINGNYTQLMLAARELSTDLLPSRAQTWLNKHLIYTHGYGIVASPVNAVSAEGLPEMVLYDIPPRGEIKIKRPEIYYGELTDDYVVVNTLQQEFDYPVGNKNYFTKYSGDGGVKLDYMRRVLYSFRFADINLILSEYITDESRLMMHRDIIERVNTIMPFLTYDSDPYVAVINGQIYWIIDAYSLVDRFPYSAEIGRYNYMQNPVKVFINAYNGSVKFYIVKEDAYVKTLEKALPGVFIKEMPEEFKKHIRYPRDFFKIQAYIYSTYHMKDVTAFYNREDVWDVPTEKFEDDVIKVEPYYVTLAIENKPEFILMVPFTPKNRDNMIAWMAARCDDKYGELIIYEFPKGELIYGPMQIEARIDQDAELSKLFTLWNQAGSRVIRGNLLVIPLNNSILYVEPIYLRGESTKIPELRGVVAVHNDELRMGSTIYDALEMIFGKKSEVVEKPKEKAGTAEEKLGLLKEYYSKLMEAMKNGDWKTFGEMLNRIGEVLGYSKQ; encoded by the coding sequence ATGCAGCAGTTACCGGTTCCACCCTATCCTCCACCCTACAAACCTCCCGAACTTAAGGTGCTCTATTTCATAGCCGGGATCATTGCGGTTACAGCTTTAGTTTCCCTTTCGGTCTACTACTATACCGAGTATCTCTGGTTCGAGTCTGTGGGGTATGGCAGCGTCTTTATAACTTATCTGAAGTACTCCATCGGATTCTTCATTCTGGTCTTTGCGATATTCATGACTTTTCTGACAGCAACGATAGTTGCTGTAAAGAAGGTAACCATGGAGTTTCTCGGTGAACCGCTGAAAATACCGCATCTCCTATCGCTGGCAATCTCACTCTTTGCTGCCTTCTCAATGCAGAGTCAGTGGAAGTCGATGCTTTTCTACATAAATTCTGCAGAATATGGAATAAAAGATCCGATATTCGGCCTGGATGCGGCGTTTTACACATTCCAGCTTCCGTTTCTCAAGATGGTTATTGGTATACTTCTTGCTGCAGCAGTCATATCCATAACAATTGCAATTTTTGCCTACATCTATGCGTTCAGATGGGTGAAGAGTTTCGATGAGTTCAAGGAGATCTTTCCCACCAGCGGCTTTGTCCATCTGGGGATAAATGTCCTGATACTTCTCTCGCTTGCTGGAGCTCTCATCTACATATCCCGATTTGAAATAGTGCACTCACAGCATGGCCTTCTGAGCGGGGCGGGTTATGTTGAGGTGAACATACTTTCTCCTGCTTTATTGCTGGTCTCAGCCCTTTCATTTGTTTCGGGGATTTCTGCGGCCTATTTGATCGCAAAGAAAAACTTTGAAATGGTGTTTTATGTTATTGTTCTGTTTGTAGCAATCTCCATTCTTGCAGCAGTAATCGTTCCGTTTGCCGTGCAGAAGCTTCAGGTTGAGCCGTCGGAGTTAAGCTATGAAAGCAGGTATCTTGAATACAGCATAAATTACACCCTTTATGCCTATGGTTTGCAGAACGTGGAGTACAGATTTTTTAAATACAGTCCAACTCTGAACTACACTGATGTTCTCAAGGCTAAGGCGACGATAGACAACATCAGGGTATGGGATCACAGACCGATAAGGGACGTATTCAGACAGCTACAGCAGATAAGAACCTACTATTTTATCAACGATGTGGATGTGGACAGATACTGGATTAACGGGAATTACACTCAGCTAATGCTTGCTGCGAGGGAGCTTTCAACGGACCTTCTCCCTTCAAGAGCACAGACCTGGTTGAACAAACATCTCATCTACACTCATGGATACGGGATCGTTGCCTCACCCGTCAATGCGGTTTCAGCAGAAGGACTTCCGGAAATGGTACTCTATGATATCCCGCCGAGGGGAGAAATCAAAATTAAGAGGCCTGAAATATACTACGGGGAGCTCACGGATGATTATGTTGTTGTGAATACTCTTCAGCAGGAATTTGACTATCCCGTTGGCAACAAAAACTACTTCACCAAGTATTCAGGTGATGGTGGCGTTAAGCTTGATTACATGAGGAGAGTTCTCTACTCATTCAGATTCGCTGACATCAATCTCATTTTGAGCGAGTACATAACCGACGAGAGCAGATTAATGATGCACCGTGACATTATTGAGAGAGTTAACACGATAATGCCATTCCTTACCTATGACAGTGACCCATATGTTGCGGTCATCAATGGCCAGATTTACTGGATAATCGATGCATACTCTCTTGTGGACAGATTTCCGTATTCGGCTGAGATTGGAAGGTACAACTACATGCAAAATCCTGTTAAAGTGTTTATAAATGCCTACAATGGTAGTGTCAAGTTTTACATCGTCAAGGAGGATGCTTACGTCAAAACTCTTGAAAAAGCCCTTCCGGGCGTCTTTATAAAAGAAATGCCAGAAGAGTTCAAAAAGCACATAAGATATCCACGTGACTTCTTCAAGATTCAGGCCTATATCTACTCCACATATCACATGAAGGATGTTACGGCCTTCTACAACAGGGAAGACGTTTGGGATGTTCCAACGGAGAAGTTTGAGGATGATGTCATAAAGGTCGAGCCGTACTACGTGACGCTGGCAATAGAGAACAAACCGGAATTCATACTTATGGTACCGTTCACTCCCAAGAACAGGGACAACATGATTGCGTGGATGGCGGCGAGATGTGATGATAAGTACGGCGAACTTATAATTTATGAGTTCCCCAAGGGAGAACTGATATACGGTCCGATGCAAATTGAAGCAAGGATTGATCAGGATGCAGAACTTTCGAAGCTTTTTACACTGTGGAATCAGGCCGGATCGAGGGTAATCAGAGGAAATCTGCTCGTTATACCTCTCAATAACTCCATTCTGTATGTCGAGCCGATCTACCTGAGAGGCGAGTCCACGAAAATACCCGAACTCAGGGGAGTTGTAGCAGTGCATAACGATGAGCTGAGAATGGGTTCCACAATTTACGATGCGCTCGAAATGATCTTTGGCAAGAAGTCTGAGGTCGTGGAGAAACCCAAGGAGAAAGCAGGTACTGCAGAAGAGAAATTAGGTCTGCTGAAAGAATACTACTCGAAACTGATGGAGGCCATGAAAAATGGTGACTGGAAGACCTTTGGAGAGATGCTGAACAGGATCGGGGAGGTGCTCGGATACAGCAAACAATAA
- the cobB gene encoding NAD-dependent protein deacetylase — protein MVKDVAEVILNSTYLTALTGAGVSAESNIPTFRGKDGLWNKYRPEELANPQAFAKDPEKVWKWYAWRMEKVFNAKPNKAHIAFAELEKLGILKAIVTQNVDDLHERAGSKNVLHLHGSLRVVRCTGCGFEFEVEEPPEIPPLPACERCGSILRPGVVWFGEMLPPEVLDRAFMEMERSDVVIVAGTSAVVQPAASLPLVVKRNGGIIIEVNPSRTPLSEVADFSIRGKAGEVMEEILSEVRKALF, from the coding sequence ATGGTAAAAGATGTTGCAGAGGTGATTCTCAACTCGACTTACCTGACTGCCTTAACCGGAGCAGGGGTTTCGGCCGAAAGCAACATACCAACATTCCGGGGGAAAGATGGTCTGTGGAACAAGTACCGCCCTGAAGAACTTGCGAACCCTCAGGCATTTGCAAAAGATCCTGAAAAGGTTTGGAAGTGGTATGCCTGGAGGATGGAAAAAGTTTTCAATGCCAAACCGAACAAAGCCCATATCGCATTTGCAGAACTTGAAAAGCTCGGTATTTTGAAAGCTATTGTGACGCAAAATGTGGATGATCTGCATGAAAGGGCCGGCAGCAAAAACGTTCTGCACCTGCACGGAAGTTTGAGGGTGGTTAGGTGCACCGGTTGCGGGTTTGAATTTGAAGTTGAAGAGCCACCCGAAATACCACCCTTACCTGCTTGTGAGAGGTGCGGCTCGATTCTAAGACCAGGTGTGGTGTGGTTTGGAGAGATGCTTCCTCCAGAAGTTCTGGATAGGGCATTTATGGAGATGGAGCGATCGGATGTTGTGATAGTTGCAGGAACATCAGCCGTGGTTCAGCCTGCGGCATCACTTCCGCTTGTTGTGAAAAGAAACGGAGGTATCATTATTGAGGTAAATCCCTCCAGAACTCCGCTGAGTGAGGTGGCCGACTTCTCAATAAGGGGAAAGGCTGGTGAAGTTATGGAGGAAATTCTCAGTGAAGTCAGGAAAGCTCTGTTTTAA
- the truD gene encoding tRNA pseudouridine(13) synthase TruD — MEHRSNSLQVEKIVGIEGYITRTAGMGGKIKEDPDDFYVEEIADLKLSEDGDYLILKVKKRNWDTLNFARVLSNALGISQKRVSFAGTKDKRALTVQYYAVKGVKKEDVERIVIKDAGIEVVGYSRRRLQLGDLLGNIFRVRVQGCGDGDIFQKTKEELEEKGTPNFFGLQRFGSVRYITHEVGKLILQGNYREAFWVYVAKPFKGENEEIQKIRRELWETRDPRYGLKELPRYLRYERVLLQKLREGKTEEGALLSLPKNLKMMFVHAYQSYIFNKLLSERLRSFGSLKEVTEGDSACYLTFKTMPTFSDCSEVSANLPRVRYLIKERIASLALPLVGYNSELKGWSRIALEFLHQDDLDLESFKTGHKEFSSSGSYRAADMLIEISRISFDGQIFEFYLPKGCYATVLLREFLKTELS, encoded by the coding sequence ATGGAACACAGATCAAATTCCCTGCAAGTTGAAAAGATTGTTGGAATTGAAGGGTACATCACCCGCACAGCCGGGATGGGCGGAAAAATAAAGGAGGATCCGGACGATTTTTACGTCGAGGAAATTGCAGATCTAAAACTTTCAGAAGATGGAGATTATCTGATCCTCAAGGTAAAAAAGAGGAATTGGGATACGCTCAACTTCGCACGTGTTCTGTCAAACGCCCTTGGAATAAGCCAGAAAAGGGTCAGTTTTGCCGGAACCAAGGACAAAAGGGCCCTGACCGTACAGTATTATGCGGTGAAGGGTGTGAAAAAAGAAGACGTGGAAAGAATCGTCATAAAGGATGCGGGCATAGAAGTCGTCGGCTATTCAAGAAGACGGTTGCAGCTCGGAGATCTTCTTGGAAATATCTTTAGAGTAAGAGTTCAGGGTTGCGGGGATGGAGATATATTCCAAAAAACAAAAGAGGAACTTGAGGAAAAGGGTACACCAAACTTTTTTGGACTCCAGAGGTTTGGCAGTGTCAGATACATAACACATGAGGTCGGAAAACTAATTTTACAGGGAAATTACAGAGAAGCTTTCTGGGTTTACGTTGCCAAGCCATTCAAGGGGGAAAATGAAGAGATCCAAAAAATTCGCCGGGAACTGTGGGAAACAAGGGATCCAAGATACGGATTGAAAGAGCTCCCCAGATACCTGCGCTACGAAAGAGTGCTCCTGCAAAAATTGAGGGAAGGGAAGACTGAAGAGGGGGCTTTGCTGTCTCTCCCGAAGAATCTGAAAATGATGTTTGTTCACGCATATCAATCTTACATATTCAACAAACTGCTGTCTGAGAGGCTGAGAAGTTTTGGATCACTGAAGGAAGTAACTGAAGGGGACAGCGCTTGCTATCTGACGTTCAAAACTATGCCAACATTCAGTGATTGCAGCGAGGTCTCCGCAAACTTGCCGAGAGTCCGATATCTGATTAAAGAGCGTATTGCTTCCCTCGCTCTGCCACTGGTCGGATACAATTCCGAGCTAAAAGGATGGAGCAGAATCGCTCTTGAGTTCCTGCATCAGGATGATCTCGACCTTGAAAGTTTTAAAACAGGCCACAAAGAGTTTTCATCCAGCGGCTCTTACAGAGCGGCGGATATGCTGATTGAGATTTCAAGGATAAGTTTCGACGGACAGATATTCGAGTTCTACCTTCCCAAAGGCTGCTATGCAACGGTACTGCTCAGAGAGTTCCTTAAAACAGAGCTTTCCTGA